A region from the Gemmatimonadota bacterium genome encodes:
- a CDS encoding MATE family efflux transporter, translating to MSGGALRVPTRRELLDVARLAGPIVLVQLGLMSMGTVDAIMLGRVSPTAMAGGALGNWHWLLVTMVGQGAIQAIDPIVSQARGAGDAAAVRLGVQRGLLLGLVLTVPTMLLLWPAERVMHRLGQPADVALLAGQYSTALIPGVLAYYWFFALRQSLQALHAVRPVLVTVLIANLINALLNWVLIFGRLGAPALGVQGAALATTIGRWTTVILLLGIAWPQLATHLQSPWREARQWPALWSMLRLGLPIGIHQWLEIAAFGAALLLMGLFGTVPLAAHNLTIQVAALTYMVPLGTSAAAAVLVGHAIGRRDMDAARREASAALACGVGFMATCAGLIMAFPGPLAAVFTRDPGVLALAARLLPIAAAFQVFDGIQGVSSGILRGAGDTRVPMLLNLFGFVAVGIPAAAWLAFSRGLGPEGIWWGLVICLAVVATSLGWRVHTRLGASVARVER from the coding sequence ATGAGCGGCGGTGCCCTGCGGGTGCCGACCCGTCGGGAACTCCTTGACGTGGCGCGCCTGGCGGGGCCTATCGTACTTGTGCAGCTCGGCTTGATGAGCATGGGCACCGTGGACGCCATCATGCTCGGCCGCGTCTCACCGACGGCGATGGCCGGTGGCGCCCTCGGCAATTGGCACTGGCTCCTGGTGACGATGGTGGGTCAGGGGGCCATCCAGGCGATTGACCCCATCGTGTCGCAGGCCCGTGGCGCCGGAGATGCGGCGGCGGTCCGACTCGGCGTCCAGCGCGGTCTCCTGTTGGGCCTCGTGCTGACGGTCCCGACCATGCTCCTGCTGTGGCCGGCGGAGCGGGTCATGCACCGCCTGGGCCAACCCGCCGATGTTGCGCTGCTGGCGGGCCAATACTCGACGGCCCTCATCCCGGGTGTGCTGGCGTACTACTGGTTTTTCGCGCTCCGCCAATCCCTGCAAGCGTTGCACGCCGTGCGGCCCGTCCTCGTGACGGTCCTGATCGCCAACCTCATCAACGCTCTGCTCAACTGGGTGTTGATCTTTGGCCGACTCGGGGCACCTGCCCTTGGCGTGCAGGGCGCGGCGCTGGCCACCACCATCGGACGGTGGACCACCGTGATCCTCCTCCTGGGGATCGCGTGGCCCCAGCTCGCCACTCACCTGCAATCCCCCTGGCGGGAGGCACGCCAGTGGCCGGCGCTCTGGTCGATGTTGCGCCTCGGGCTCCCCATCGGCATTCACCAATGGCTGGAGATCGCGGCGTTCGGCGCCGCCCTGCTCCTGATGGGGTTGTTCGGGACGGTGCCACTTGCCGCACACAACCTCACGATCCAGGTGGCCGCGTTGACCTACATGGTGCCGTTAGGCACCTCCGCCGCGGCGGCGGTCCTTGTGGGTCACGCGATCGGCCGCCGCGACATGGATGCGGCACGCCGCGAGGCGAGTGCGGCGCTGGCGTGCGGCGTGGGGTTCATGGCAACGTGCGCGGGCCTGATCATGGCGTTCCCGGGCCCCCTCGCGGCGGTCTTCACGCGCGATCCGGGGGTGCTGGCCCTTGCCGCTCGCCTGTTACCGATCGCAGCGGCCTTTCAGGTCTTTGACGGCATTCAGGGCGTGTCCAGTGGTATCCTGCGAGGAGCCGGGGACACGAGGGTGCCAATGTTATTGAACCTCTTCGGTTTCGTCGCGGTGGGAATTCCCGCCGCTGCGTGGCTGGCCTTCAGTCGCGGATTGGGTCCTGAGGGGATCTGGTGGGGACTCGTGATCTGCCTGGCCGTGGTCGCCACATCGCTCGGGTGGCGCGTGCACACCCGCCTGGGTGCCTCCGTGGCCCGCGTCGAGCGTTAG
- a CDS encoding PTS sugar transporter subunit IIA translates to MELREFFSEDAIKLELEGSSKDDVLKELIGLLKIDEKSEAMLFKMLKRRENLGSTGIGRNIAIPHCRSLVVNRLRVAFGRKASGLDFKAIDDKPVKFCFLIVAPPLEVSNQYLPVLGKIAQFSKEPDVPERLLGISTPAEFMALLAEKGV, encoded by the coding sequence ATGGAACTTCGCGAGTTTTTCTCTGAGGATGCGATCAAGTTGGAGCTCGAGGGCTCGTCCAAGGACGACGTCCTGAAGGAACTGATCGGCCTCCTGAAGATCGACGAAAAGTCGGAGGCCATGCTCTTCAAGATGCTGAAGCGTCGAGAGAACCTTGGCTCGACGGGTATCGGCCGCAACATCGCGATCCCGCATTGCCGCTCGCTGGTGGTGAATCGCCTGCGCGTCGCGTTCGGGCGCAAGGCGTCGGGGCTCGACTTCAAGGCCATCGACGACAAGCCCGTCAAGTTCTGCTTCCTCATCGTGGCACCGCCGCTGGAGGTGTCCAACCAGTACCTCCCGGTCCTGGGCAAGATTGCGCAGTTCAGCAAGGAGCCGGACGTTCCGGAGCGGCTGTTGGGGATTTCAACCCCGGCGGAGTTCATGGCCCTCCTCGCTGAAAAGGGCGTGTAG
- the guaA gene encoding glutamine-hydrolyzing GMP synthase, which yields MAERRAERRHPRPRNPPTAVLQVASHRHLHAGRAVSIPTDRILILDCGSQFTQLIARRVREARVYSEIHPPRSLAWIQEWKPTGIILSGGPSSVYEDGAPTFDPGILDVAPVLGVCYGMQWIAHAVGGEVKAGGRREYGRAEVTILEAEGVFGGFAPHERTQVWMSHGDHVESVPPGFLVTAASEDNPVVAMRHETRPIHGVQFHAEVMHTTRGAEVIANFLFDVCHCAPSWTPGHFIEEEVTRIKALVGDKHVICGLSGGVDSSVAAALVHRAIGDQLTCIFVDTGLLRQNEREQVEHMFGSHMGMKLVTVRAESRFLTALAGVDDPERKRKIIGHTFIDVFEDAAAAAGQDAAFLVQGTLYPDVIESISAKGGPSATIKTHHNVGGLKPDMKFALIEPLRELFKDEVRNVGRELGLPEEMVGRHPFPGPGLAIRVLSDVTEEKLAVLRQADAIYLEEIRSAGLYGDIWQAFAVLLPVRSVGVMGDFRTYDNVVGLRAVTSTDGMTADWFAFPPEVLGRMSNRIINEVKGVNRVVYDVSSKPPATIEWE from the coding sequence ATGGCTGAACGGCGAGCCGAGCGGCGCCATCCTCGACCTCGAAACCCGCCAACTGCAGTTCTTCAAGTTGCGTCACACCGACACCTACACGCCGGACGCGCCGTGAGCATTCCGACGGACCGAATCCTGATCCTTGATTGCGGATCGCAGTTCACACAGCTGATTGCCCGTCGCGTGCGCGAGGCGCGGGTGTACTCGGAGATCCATCCCCCGCGTTCCCTGGCCTGGATCCAGGAATGGAAGCCCACCGGGATCATCCTGTCCGGTGGTCCGTCGTCGGTGTACGAGGACGGCGCGCCGACCTTCGATCCCGGCATCCTCGACGTGGCGCCAGTCCTCGGCGTCTGCTACGGCATGCAGTGGATCGCCCACGCGGTGGGCGGTGAGGTCAAGGCCGGGGGACGGCGGGAGTACGGACGTGCGGAGGTGACGATCCTGGAGGCCGAGGGCGTGTTTGGCGGCTTCGCGCCTCACGAGCGCACGCAGGTGTGGATGAGCCACGGCGATCACGTCGAAAGTGTCCCTCCGGGATTCCTCGTCACCGCCGCGAGTGAAGACAACCCCGTGGTCGCGATGCGCCACGAGACGCGCCCTATTCACGGCGTGCAATTCCACGCGGAGGTGATGCATACCACGCGAGGTGCGGAGGTGATTGCGAACTTCCTGTTCGATGTCTGCCATTGCGCCCCGTCGTGGACGCCGGGTCACTTCATCGAGGAGGAAGTGACCCGCATCAAGGCGCTGGTGGGCGACAAGCACGTGATCTGTGGACTCTCGGGCGGCGTCGACTCGTCCGTCGCGGCGGCGCTGGTTCACCGGGCGATCGGCGACCAGCTCACCTGCATCTTCGTCGACACCGGGCTGTTGCGACAGAACGAGCGCGAACAGGTGGAGCACATGTTCGGCTCGCACATGGGGATGAAGTTGGTAACGGTGCGGGCGGAGTCGCGCTTCCTCACCGCGCTCGCTGGCGTCGACGACCCGGAGCGCAAGCGCAAGATCATCGGGCACACGTTCATCGACGTGTTTGAGGATGCTGCCGCTGCGGCCGGGCAGGACGCCGCGTTCCTGGTGCAGGGCACGTTGTACCCGGACGTCATCGAGTCCATCTCGGCCAAGGGCGGCCCCAGTGCGACGATCAAGACCCATCACAATGTCGGGGGGCTCAAGCCTGACATGAAGTTTGCGCTCATCGAGCCGTTGCGCGAGTTGTTCAAGGACGAGGTGCGCAACGTGGGACGCGAGCTTGGGCTTCCGGAGGAGATGGTCGGTCGCCACCCCTTTCCGGGCCCCGGCCTGGCCATCCGGGTGCTGAGCGATGTGACGGAGGAGAAACTCGCCGTGCTCCGCCAGGCCGATGCGATCTATTTGGAAGAGATTCGGAGCGCCGGTTTGTACGGGGACATCTGGCAGGCATTCGCGGTGTTGTTACCCGTACGGAGTGTCGGGGTCATGGGAGACTTCCGGACGTACGACAATGTCGTGGGCCTTCGCGCCGTGACCAGCACCGACGGGATGACCGCCGATTGGTTCGCGTTTCCCCCGGAGGTGCTCGGCCGGATGTCGAATCGCATTATCAACGAGGTCAAGGGCGTGAATCGCGTGGTGTACGACGTGTCATCCAAGCCGCCGGCGACCATCGAGTGGGAGTAG
- a CDS encoding bifunctional folylpolyglutamate synthase/dihydrofolate synthase — protein MGDDLTSYRQALDALFARTTGVSKFGLERTDAFLAMLGRPHLALPVLHVAGTNGKGSACATIDAVLRAGGHRVGRYTSPHLVDFRERFLVDGRPIDPAWVVAFLDRWTPTVESLGVTFFEATTAMAFAWFVHQEVDVAVIETGLGGRLDSTNVVSPVVATVTSIGIDHVEQLGPTHELIAAEKAGIFKPGAPAVIGEANGQVAGLLADHARGRGASRIVDLWRETPPREIETSGRGTTFTLELAEGPRRVRTPLAGVHQASNCAVALRTVQSAGGRWWPGWDAACAALDQVALPGRFQQVGPWIFDVAHNADGAAVLASTLRSVPGEPVTAVLCVLGDKDWRGIMAALAPVVDGFILTNAPTAPASRAWSLDEAVAYAVTQGWTVESAPDFDKALRLARDRGGRTVVTGSFHTVGDAMDRLHVSPLGN, from the coding sequence ATGGGCGACGACCTGACGTCCTATCGCCAGGCCCTCGACGCGCTTTTTGCCCGCACCACCGGGGTCAGCAAGTTCGGCCTTGAGCGCACCGACGCCTTCCTGGCCATGCTGGGCCGCCCGCACCTCGCCCTGCCGGTGCTGCACGTCGCGGGAACCAACGGGAAGGGAAGCGCCTGCGCCACGATCGACGCGGTATTGCGCGCCGGCGGCCACCGGGTTGGGCGATATACGTCGCCGCACCTCGTCGACTTTCGCGAGCGGTTCCTGGTCGATGGTCGCCCGATCGACCCGGCCTGGGTCGTCGCCTTCCTGGACCGATGGACGCCGACCGTCGAGTCGTTAGGCGTGACCTTCTTCGAGGCCACGACGGCGATGGCCTTTGCGTGGTTCGTGCACCAGGAGGTCGATGTCGCCGTTATCGAGACCGGGCTCGGCGGTCGTCTCGATTCCACGAACGTGGTGTCGCCCGTGGTGGCGACCGTGACCTCGATCGGGATTGACCACGTGGAGCAGTTGGGCCCCACGCATGAGCTCATCGCCGCCGAGAAGGCGGGGATCTTCAAGCCGGGGGCGCCCGCCGTGATTGGCGAGGCCAACGGGCAGGTCGCGGGGCTCCTGGCCGACCACGCGAGGGGGCGCGGTGCATCCCGGATCGTTGACCTGTGGCGTGAGACGCCACCGCGGGAGATCGAGACGAGTGGACGTGGAACCACCTTCACGTTGGAACTGGCCGAGGGCCCCCGACGCGTGCGTACGCCTCTGGCCGGTGTACACCAGGCGTCCAACTGCGCGGTCGCCCTGCGAACGGTGCAGTCCGCGGGCGGTCGCTGGTGGCCTGGGTGGGACGCCGCGTGCGCCGCCCTGGATCAGGTGGCCCTCCCCGGCCGATTCCAGCAGGTGGGCCCGTGGATTTTCGATGTAGCGCACAACGCAGACGGAGCGGCTGTACTCGCCTCGACACTGCGCTCGGTTCCAGGTGAGCCCGTGACCGCGGTTCTGTGTGTGTTGGGGGACAAGGACTGGCGTGGTATCATGGCGGCCCTGGCTCCGGTTGTAGATGGGTTCATCCTCACCAACGCGCCAACGGCTCCCGCCAGTCGGGCGTGGAGTCTGGATGAGGCGGTCGCGTACGCCGTCACACAGGGATGGACCGTGGAGTCGGCCCCGGACTTCGACAAAGCCTTGCGGCTCGCCCGCGATCGCGGCGGCAGAACGGTCGTGACGGGGTCCTTTCACACCGTCGGCGACGCGATGGATCGCTTGCACGTAAGTCCTCTTGGGAACTAG
- a CDS encoding metallophosphoesterase: protein MKVGLLSDTHDRIPAVRSLLQYMQEHGVNLVLHAGDFCAPFSLRPFVEMNMPLIGVFGRNDGDREGLRAYAQQGVGIELFESPHSLELGGQRILMVHDLNEVNDRSIAGHGIVVHGFTHREEMKDRGDTLIVNPGEGCGWLNGEPSGAILDLETRQLQFFKLRHTDTYTPDAP from the coding sequence ATGAAGGTCGGACTCCTGTCGGACACCCATGACCGCATCCCTGCGGTGCGCTCACTCCTCCAGTACATGCAGGAACACGGGGTCAACCTCGTGCTGCACGCCGGCGACTTCTGCGCTCCGTTCTCGCTGCGCCCGTTTGTCGAGATGAACATGCCGCTCATCGGCGTGTTCGGCCGAAACGATGGCGACCGCGAGGGGTTGCGGGCTTACGCCCAGCAGGGGGTCGGCATCGAGCTGTTCGAGTCGCCGCATTCCCTCGAACTGGGTGGGCAACGGATCTTGATGGTGCACGACCTCAATGAGGTGAATGATCGCTCCATTGCCGGCCACGGTATCGTCGTCCATGGCTTCACGCATCGTGAGGAGATGAAGGACCGCGGCGACACGCTGATCGTGAATCCCGGCGAGGGATGCGGATGGCTGAACGGCGAGCCGAGCGGCGCCATCCTCGACCTCGAAACCCGCCAACTGCAGTTCTTCAAGTTGCGTCACACCGACACCTACACGCCGGACGCGCCGTGA
- a CDS encoding ATP phosphoribosyltransferase regulatory subunit — MSAGALPGFRDFYPETFAQRSWLFDHWRAAARGFGFVEYDGPPLEPLDLYTRKSGDEIVGQLYNFTDKGGREISLRPEMTPTVARMVAARANALRKPVRWFSMPQLFRYERQQKGRLREHFQLNVDIFGEADVAADAELLAVACTVMRRVGLEPDDVKARVSDRRLLAAVLRGLGIAEDATPAVFAAVDKIGRDDDAALVKRMRDAGVTTDVAERVLATVRASDFDALAREFAGNADVEAALARFADYRALLDAHGVLEYLQLDLGIVRGLAYYTGIVFELFDARGEFRAICGGGRYDNLLKALGGVDMPALGFGMGDVVLGELIVSRLAPGELPPWANANAPDIWLAAPEGEPLTSTIRAARALRDAGVHVEYPLRPMSLSKQRKAAWSSAASYMLEPEGASTERSYRVKAVIEFRSLVRQSLAQHFEGRTASIEEIVAAWRSGVGGATDRP; from the coding sequence ATGTCAGCAGGGGCTTTGCCAGGGTTCAGAGACTTCTATCCCGAGACGTTTGCGCAGCGGTCGTGGCTCTTCGACCACTGGCGCGCGGCCGCTCGGGGTTTCGGGTTCGTCGAATATGATGGCCCGCCGCTGGAACCCCTCGACCTGTACACGCGCAAGAGCGGCGACGAGATCGTTGGCCAGCTCTACAACTTCACGGACAAGGGGGGCCGCGAGATCTCGTTGCGGCCCGAGATGACCCCGACCGTGGCCCGGATGGTCGCCGCTCGGGCGAACGCGCTGCGAAAGCCGGTCCGATGGTTCTCGATGCCCCAGCTGTTTCGCTACGAGCGGCAGCAGAAGGGTCGACTCCGCGAGCATTTCCAGCTGAATGTCGACATTTTCGGCGAGGCCGACGTTGCGGCCGATGCGGAGCTGCTCGCCGTGGCTTGCACCGTCATGCGACGGGTGGGGCTCGAGCCCGATGATGTGAAGGCGCGTGTGTCCGACCGGCGACTCCTTGCCGCGGTGCTCCGCGGGCTCGGGATCGCGGAGGACGCGACGCCTGCCGTGTTCGCCGCCGTCGACAAGATCGGCCGCGATGACGATGCCGCGCTGGTCAAGCGAATGCGCGACGCCGGGGTGACGACCGACGTGGCCGAGCGGGTCCTCGCCACCGTGCGCGCCTCGGACTTTGATGCCCTGGCGAGGGAGTTCGCGGGCAATGCCGATGTCGAGGCGGCGCTGGCGCGTTTCGCTGACTATCGGGCACTGCTGGACGCGCACGGTGTGCTCGAGTACCTGCAGCTGGACCTGGGGATCGTTCGCGGCCTGGCGTACTACACCGGCATCGTGTTCGAGCTGTTCGATGCACGCGGGGAGTTTCGCGCGATCTGCGGGGGCGGACGCTACGACAACCTCCTCAAGGCGTTAGGCGGCGTCGACATGCCGGCGCTTGGCTTCGGCATGGGTGACGTGGTGCTCGGTGAACTGATCGTCTCGCGGTTGGCACCGGGCGAGCTGCCCCCATGGGCAAATGCCAACGCGCCTGACATATGGCTTGCGGCCCCCGAAGGCGAGCCGTTGACGAGCACCATCCGCGCGGCGCGTGCCTTGCGAGACGCAGGCGTGCACGTCGAATACCCGCTTCGGCCAATGTCGTTGAGCAAGCAGCGGAAGGCGGCTTGGTCTTCGGCTGCGAGCTACATGCTGGAGCCCGAAGGTGCGTCGACCGAGCGGAGCTATCGCGTGAAGGCGGTCATCGAGTTCCGCTCGCTGGTTCGCCAAAGCCTCGCGCAGCACTTCGAAGGGCGGACTGCATCGATCGAGGAGATCGTCGCAGCATGGCGGTCGGGCGTCGGTGGCGCGACCGATCGACCGTGA
- the lysA gene encoding diaminopimelate decarboxylase: MRTPLLAVEGVLHLDGVSLEALATAADTPAYVYSGSTISARYRELTEALAPVPHRVHYACKANASLGILGWLRELGAGVDVVSGGELYRAQQAGFAPGAIIFGGVGKSPQELQAAVAAQVHLITVESEAELREISAIASTQGVQARIGVRVNPEVAVDSVHAYIKTGQKGDKFGVPWDEAERVARLAHALPAVSLVAVGMHIGSQLTNLAPLADGLQRLETLVGRLRSTGVSTLESLDIGGGLYVPYDHEPAADLVQYAAIVVPALQRIALTLIVEPGRFLVAEAGALLTRVLYRKRTGGRDVLVTDAGMSDLLRPSHYDAYHRILAVRPREARTTLDVVGPICESGDFLALDRPMEDVGAGELLVLCTTGAYGSCMASNYNSRTRATELLVHQGQWAVITERESYADLVRRETVTPQWRTQA; the protein is encoded by the coding sequence ATGCGGACGCCCCTCCTGGCGGTAGAGGGCGTCCTGCACCTTGATGGTGTCTCGCTCGAGGCGCTCGCGACGGCCGCCGACACGCCCGCCTACGTGTACAGCGGGTCCACGATCAGCGCGCGGTACCGGGAACTCACCGAGGCCCTCGCCCCCGTGCCGCATCGCGTGCACTACGCGTGCAAGGCAAATGCGTCGCTCGGCATCCTTGGCTGGCTGCGCGAACTGGGCGCCGGCGTGGACGTGGTCTCTGGTGGTGAGCTGTACCGTGCCCAACAGGCCGGGTTTGCGCCAGGCGCGATCATCTTCGGCGGGGTGGGGAAGTCCCCCCAGGAACTGCAGGCCGCCGTCGCCGCCCAGGTGCATCTCATCACCGTCGAGTCCGAAGCGGAGTTGCGGGAGATTAGTGCCATCGCCAGCACGCAGGGGGTCCAGGCCCGCATCGGGGTGCGCGTGAACCCGGAAGTGGCCGTGGACAGCGTCCATGCCTACATCAAGACAGGACAGAAGGGAGACAAGTTCGGCGTGCCCTGGGATGAGGCAGAACGCGTGGCGCGGCTCGCCCACGCGTTGCCTGCCGTTAGCCTGGTCGCCGTCGGCATGCACATCGGCTCACAGCTGACCAACCTCGCCCCGCTCGCGGACGGACTGCAGCGGCTGGAGACGTTGGTCGGTCGACTCCGCAGTACCGGGGTCTCGACCCTGGAATCGCTGGATATTGGCGGCGGGCTCTACGTGCCGTATGACCACGAGCCAGCGGCAGACCTCGTGCAGTATGCGGCGATCGTGGTGCCGGCGCTCCAGCGCATCGCCCTGACCCTGATCGTGGAGCCCGGCCGATTCCTTGTCGCCGAGGCGGGCGCCCTGCTGACGCGCGTGCTGTACCGCAAGCGCACCGGTGGACGCGACGTGCTCGTGACGGATGCCGGCATGAGCGACCTCCTGCGTCCGTCGCACTACGACGCCTATCACCGGATCCTCGCGGTCCGGCCGAGGGAGGCCCGCACCACCCTGGATGTCGTCGGCCCGATCTGCGAGAGCGGGGACTTCCTCGCCCTCGACCGCCCCATGGAGGACGTCGGCGCCGGCGAACTCCTCGTCCTCTGCACGACGGGTGCGTACGGTTCGTGCATGGCATCGAACTACAATTCGCGCACGCGAGCCACCGAGCTGCTGGTACACCAGGGGCAGTGGGCGGTGATCACCGAACGCGAGTCATACGCGGACCTTGTCCGGCGCGAGACTGTCACCCCCCAGTGGAGGACGCAGGCATGA
- a CDS encoding acetyl-CoA carboxylase carboxyltransferase subunit beta: protein MAWFRKEKKTRTPRRERLEIPPDVWEKCEACAHTDIREKFVRAFNVCPNCDYHRRIRALDYVQLLMDDASWEETDADVRSTDPLGFPDYQARLKKARTNAGEMDAILTVAGKLGEMPVNLGVMDFAFMGGSMGSVVGEKIARLATRSLERKHPLIVISASGGARMQEGVLSLMQMGKVSAVLSQLADRRIPYVSVLTNPTTGGVSASYAMLGDAIIAEPGAVIGFAGPRVIKQTLGQDLPEGFQTAEFLLDHGMLDLVSHRKDLKQTLGRLLRHMSGKPAAAGWATT from the coding sequence ATGGCTTGGTTCCGCAAGGAAAAGAAGACCCGCACGCCGCGCCGCGAGCGCCTCGAGATCCCGCCGGACGTCTGGGAGAAGTGCGAGGCGTGCGCGCACACGGATATCCGGGAGAAGTTTGTTCGGGCCTTCAATGTCTGCCCGAATTGCGACTATCACCGGCGGATCCGGGCGCTCGATTACGTCCAGTTGCTCATGGACGACGCCTCGTGGGAAGAGACGGACGCAGACGTGCGCTCGACCGACCCGCTGGGGTTTCCTGACTACCAGGCCCGCCTCAAGAAGGCACGCACGAATGCGGGGGAGATGGACGCGATCCTCACGGTGGCCGGCAAGCTCGGCGAAATGCCGGTGAATCTCGGGGTCATGGACTTCGCCTTCATGGGTGGTTCGATGGGCTCCGTCGTCGGTGAGAAGATCGCACGGCTGGCCACGCGCTCGCTTGAGCGGAAGCATCCCCTGATCGTGATTTCCGCGTCCGGTGGTGCCCGCATGCAGGAGGGGGTCCTCTCGCTCATGCAGATGGGCAAGGTCTCCGCTGTGCTGTCGCAACTGGCGGATCGTCGGATTCCCTATGTGTCGGTGCTGACCAATCCGACGACGGGGGGCGTGAGCGCCAGTTATGCCATGCTTGGGGATGCCATCATCGCCGAGCCTGGGGCGGTGATCGGATTTGCCGGCCCCCGCGTGATCAAGCAAACCCTGGGGCAGGACCTCCCGGAGGGGTTCCAGACCGCCGAGTTCCTGCTGGACCACGGCATGCTGGACCTTGTCTCGCATCGCAAGGACCTCAAGCAGACCCTTGGCCGGTTGCTGCGCCACATGAGTGGCAAACCCGCGGCAGCAGGATGGGCGACGACCTGA
- a CDS encoding proline--tRNA ligase, with protein sequence MSDKALTTRAADFSAWYNELVLRAELADYSPVRGCMVIRPNGYGIWERMQRALDDMFKATGHRNAYFPLFIPESFLHKEAEHVEGFAPEAAVVTHGGGKKLEEPLVVRPTSETIIYSMFAKWVQSYRDLPILMNQWANVVRWEMRTRLFLRTLEFLWQEGHTAHATHDEAEAEARQMLGVYRTFMEEWMAMPVVTGLKTQAEKFAGALRTYSCEAMMQDNKALQAGTSHNLGQNFAKAFDLKFQSESGSIEHAWNTSWGVSTRMIGGLVMTHGDDIGLRIPPRLAPIEVVIVPIWKSDEERGRLLEAAQRLKADLTGWGGRGEDRIRVHVDAREGVKPGAKYYEWELQGIPLRIELGPRDLANQACMTARRDTRAKAVLPMEGITAAVAELLNAIQQDMLAAARERREANSVREVISYDRFREIIEGEGAFVYAGWNGDPAVEAKVKEETKATIRCIPEPEFRTVDGPTRCLVTGEPAQHQVVWARAY encoded by the coding sequence ATGTCTGACAAGGCCCTCACGACCCGCGCAGCCGACTTCAGCGCGTGGTACAACGAGCTGGTGCTCCGCGCCGAGCTGGCGGACTACTCGCCGGTCCGCGGCTGCATGGTGATCCGCCCCAACGGGTACGGGATCTGGGAGCGCATGCAGCGCGCCCTGGATGACATGTTCAAGGCCACGGGCCACCGCAACGCCTACTTCCCGCTGTTCATCCCCGAGAGCTTCCTGCACAAGGAGGCGGAACACGTCGAGGGGTTCGCCCCGGAAGCCGCCGTGGTCACCCACGGGGGCGGCAAGAAGCTCGAGGAGCCGCTCGTCGTGCGCCCGACGTCCGAGACAATCATCTACTCGATGTTCGCCAAGTGGGTCCAGAGTTATCGCGACCTGCCCATCCTGATGAACCAGTGGGCGAACGTTGTCCGTTGGGAAATGCGGACGCGGCTCTTCCTGCGCACCCTGGAGTTCCTCTGGCAGGAAGGCCATACCGCCCATGCAACGCACGACGAGGCGGAGGCGGAAGCCCGCCAGATGCTGGGCGTCTATCGCACCTTCATGGAGGAGTGGATGGCGATGCCGGTGGTCACCGGCCTCAAGACGCAGGCCGAGAAGTTCGCCGGCGCGCTGCGCACGTATTCGTGCGAGGCCATGATGCAGGACAACAAGGCGTTGCAGGCCGGTACCTCGCACAACCTCGGACAGAACTTCGCCAAGGCGTTTGACTTGAAGTTCCAGTCCGAGTCGGGCAGCATCGAGCACGCCTGGAACACGAGCTGGGGCGTGTCCACGCGCATGATCGGCGGCTTGGTCATGACGCACGGCGACGACATTGGCCTGCGCATCCCTCCGCGACTCGCCCCGATCGAGGTCGTGATCGTCCCGATCTGGAAGTCCGACGAGGAACGCGGCCGGCTGCTTGAGGCTGCGCAACGGCTGAAGGCCGACCTGACGGGTTGGGGCGGTCGCGGGGAGGACCGGATTCGCGTGCATGTGGATGCCCGTGAGGGGGTCAAGCCAGGCGCCAAGTACTACGAATGGGAGCTGCAGGGGATCCCGCTGCGCATTGAGCTGGGACCGCGCGACCTCGCCAACCAGGCCTGCATGACGGCCCGGCGCGATACCCGTGCAAAGGCCGTGCTGCCCATGGAAGGGATCACCGCTGCGGTTGCCGAGCTGCTCAACGCTATCCAACAGGACATGCTGGCCGCGGCGCGCGAGCGGCGTGAGGCCAACTCCGTCCGCGAAGTGATCAGCTATGACCGGTTCCGGGAGATCATCGAGGGCGAAGGTGCCTTTGTGTACGCAGGCTGGAATGGTGACCCGGCGGTCGAGGCCAAGGTGAAGGAGGAGACGAAGGCCACCATTCGCTGCATCCCGGAGCCTGAGTTCCGCACGGTCGATGGGCCCACGCGATGCCTGGTGACCGGGGAGCCGGCGCAACACCAGGTGGTCTGGGCGAGAGCGTATTGA